A section of the Zavarzinella sp. genome encodes:
- a CDS encoding DUF58 domain-containing protein, with protein sequence MLLILFAVLLGALILQAGLIAFFMYILLGVFLTSRWLTKRWIASLKVKRQWKITGPVELGAEVTIQLDIHNRGTIPIGWVLVEDLFPESFLRMRPPRVRIKSRRIKLCSIPTGGVRHLKYTIICERRGYFQLGPVLLETGDLFGMHRRHRVVAPPYYLMVLPKVVPLPHYNFSSQRPIGELNSAHRLFEDPTRNAGVRPYQWGDPLQRVHWRATARTGELQCKIYEPTTLTGATLLIDFHQSNFAARREPFTSDLITTVAASLAYAVVMENQQLGLVSNAKDAAELYRFQKIDQEGGDDVEVGFISREQARTAVEAAEIIDRLEPMHVPTRRGIEQITLVREALARMELTDEMTLPRLLAETTHRLPRDATVIAIVADISVDSSIALGNLKRQGFAVSVIIVGLEDPEEKLIAQGRLLAEGIRDVRQIGSEEELATLGDQAPAQGTNPYQLAVNLT encoded by the coding sequence ATGCTGCTGATTCTGTTTGCCGTGCTGCTGGGGGCGTTGATCCTGCAGGCGGGGCTGATCGCCTTTTTCATGTATATTCTGCTGGGTGTGTTTCTGACCAGTCGCTGGTTAACCAAACGCTGGATTGCCAGCCTCAAAGTCAAACGACAGTGGAAAATAACCGGACCCGTGGAACTTGGTGCGGAAGTAACAATTCAACTGGATATCCACAATCGTGGCACCATTCCGATCGGCTGGGTGCTGGTGGAAGACCTGTTCCCGGAATCATTTTTACGCATGCGACCCCCGCGGGTGCGGATCAAATCGCGTCGAATAAAGCTGTGCAGTATTCCCACTGGTGGGGTGCGGCACCTGAAATACACCATTATCTGCGAACGGCGGGGTTATTTTCAGTTAGGTCCGGTATTGCTAGAAACGGGCGATCTGTTTGGCATGCACCGCCGCCACCGGGTGGTGGCACCTCCTTATTATCTGATGGTGCTGCCGAAAGTGGTGCCTTTACCCCATTACAATTTCAGCTCACAACGGCCGATTGGCGAACTGAACTCGGCACATCGCCTTTTTGAAGACCCCACCCGCAACGCTGGCGTGCGACCATACCAGTGGGGCGACCCGTTGCAACGGGTGCACTGGCGTGCCACCGCACGGACTGGCGAATTGCAGTGCAAGATTTATGAACCCACCACCCTGACCGGTGCAACTTTATTAATCGATTTTCATCAATCGAATTTTGCCGCACGTCGAGAGCCGTTTACTTCGGACCTGATTACGACGGTGGCAGCTTCGCTGGCTTATGCGGTGGTGATGGAAAACCAGCAATTGGGATTGGTTTCCAATGCCAAGGATGCCGCAGAACTGTACCGTTTTCAGAAAATCGACCAGGAAGGTGGGGATGATGTGGAAGTGGGCTTTATTTCCCGCGAACAGGCCCGCACTGCCGTAGAGGCGGCAGAAATTATTGATCGATTAGAACCGATGCACGTTCCCACGCGACGTGGGATTGAACAGATCACCTTGGTGCGGGAAGCGTTGGCCCGCATGGAACTGACCGATGAGATGACTCTGCCCCGTTTGCTGGCCGAAACCACGCACCGCCTGCCGCGGGACGCCACCGTGATTGCGATTGTGGCGGATATCAGCGTGGATTCTTCCATCGCACTAGGCAACTTGAAACGCCAGGGATTCGCGGTGTCGGTCATTATCGTGGGGCTGGAAGACCCTGAAGAAAAGCTGATTGCACAAGGCAGACTCCTCGCCGAGGGAATTCGCGATGTTCGCCAGATCGGCAGTGAAGAAGAACTGGCAACGCTGGGAGATCAGGCACCAGCCCAGGGCACCAATCCTTACCAATTGGCAGTGAATTTGACTTAG
- a CDS encoding tyrosine-protein phosphatase yields the protein MSVGSLPASDLSERLEQESPCIHFRDSAQSRILFSLGWFLSVEVSWVLLGQGRLALSNRPKLKDIPKLADAGCQRIVTIQGRNELPGQIERAAKAVGLPWTWVPVGHGKAPDDEADMYLRRGLAVLVAAMEVGESVLVHCSAGIHRTGMLAFALLRWLGITESEALDIIATMRPVTREGVRAEHLAWGNQVAASAGRG from the coding sequence TTGTCGGTTGGGAGCTTGCCCGCAAGCGACCTAAGTGAGCGATTGGAGCAGGAATCGCCTTGTATCCACTTTCGCGACTCTGCTCAATCGCGGATCCTGTTCAGCTTGGGATGGTTTTTGTCTGTGGAAGTTTCCTGGGTGTTGCTGGGTCAAGGCCGGCTAGCGTTGTCGAATCGCCCGAAACTCAAAGACATCCCCAAACTAGCCGACGCTGGTTGTCAGCGGATTGTCACGATTCAGGGTCGCAACGAACTGCCAGGCCAGATCGAGCGGGCGGCGAAGGCCGTCGGATTGCCGTGGACGTGGGTCCCGGTTGGCCACGGCAAAGCCCCTGATGATGAAGCTGATATGTATTTGCGTCGTGGGCTTGCAGTGCTTGTGGCAGCAATGGAGGTGGGGGAATCGGTACTGGTTCACTGCTCGGCCGGTATCCACCGCACCGGCATGCTGGCATTTGCCCTTTTACGTTGGCTCGGCATCACCGAATCCGAGGCATTGGACATCATCGCAACAATGCGCCCGGTCACGAGAGAAGGCGTTCGCGCGGAGCATCTTGCGTGGGGAAATCAGGTGGCCGCATCTGCGGGGCGAGGATAA
- a CDS encoding RNA polymerase sigma factor, which produces MRLNQEDAALVKRCLAREPGAVETLVDTYSNQVYAVCLRYLRHAQDAEDITQETLVRAIRNLHQWDPERPLKPWLYRIAVNRCKTLLARKPLNTVAPEVLQATTCTRTHDGDGDELLENIHLALLQVRDDYRSAFLLFHEQGCSYEEIAEIHEHPVGTIKTWLYRTRGVVFAYLKEKELLPADMDRPNA; this is translated from the coding sequence GTGCGTTTGAATCAGGAAGATGCTGCACTCGTAAAACGCTGCCTCGCACGCGAACCTGGTGCGGTGGAAACGCTGGTTGACACCTATTCCAACCAGGTGTATGCCGTCTGTCTGCGGTATCTGCGCCATGCACAGGATGCCGAAGATATTACCCAGGAAACGCTGGTGCGTGCGATCCGCAACCTGCACCAGTGGGACCCGGAACGGCCGTTGAAGCCATGGTTGTACAGAATTGCAGTTAACCGTTGCAAAACGCTATTGGCTCGCAAACCACTGAACACCGTGGCTCCTGAGGTGCTACAGGCGACGACTTGTACCCGCACCCACGATGGGGATGGGGATGAATTATTAGAAAATATTCATCTTGCCCTCCTTCAAGTACGGGACGACTACCGCAGTGCGTTCCTGCTGTTCCACGAACAGGGGTGCAGCTACGAAGAAATCGCCGAAATCCACGAACACCCCGTGGGCACGATCAAGACCTGGCTGTACCGCACGCGGGGGGTTGTTTTTGCGTATTTAAAGGAAAAAGAATTGCTGCCAGCGGACATGGACCGTCCTAACGCCTGA
- a CDS encoding VOC family protein, which translates to MQLGAFSISLAVKDLQASRDFYEKFGFTVFGGDPTQNWLMMRNGDHVIGLFQGMFEKNIITFNPGWDQHCNTLSDFADVRQIQQHLKAAGIQLTAEADESGTGPAHLTAIDPDGNPILIDQHV; encoded by the coding sequence ATGCAACTTGGTGCGTTTTCCATCAGCCTGGCAGTCAAAGACCTGCAGGCATCCCGAGATTTCTACGAAAAATTTGGTTTTACGGTGTTTGGCGGCGATCCCACGCAAAACTGGCTGATGATGCGGAACGGCGACCACGTAATTGGGCTATTTCAGGGCATGTTTGAGAAAAATATCATCACCTTCAACCCCGGGTGGGATCAGCACTGCAATACCTTGTCCGATTTTGCCGATGTGCGACAGATTCAGCAGCACCTGAAGGCGGCGGGGATTCAACTGACTGCAGAAGCTGATGAATCGGGCACTGGCCCCGCCCACTTGACCGCAATTGACCCCGACGGCAACCCGATCCTGATCGACCAGCACGTGTAG